The nucleotide sequence AATTATCGAAAGTAATACTCACTCAGCATCGAGGACTTTAGCAAGACAAAGTCAACTCAACACCCTCAGTCTTCATTTCATCAACGCAAGACAAAGCCCCATGCATATCTCTGGCAACTGCATAAGCGTGAACGAGGCTGCATGAAATGAATTTACTTAAACACAAGAAATGAATGCTTAAATCAACATGATCATTCATAATGCCAAAAGTAAAGTGTTCACAACGAACTATAGAACATGAGGAAAATACTAGAGAAGTTTCAGGCAATTATTCATTTCTTTGGGGAACAATTTTGAATTAGAAATCACTTGAAATTGTTCTCCTTTATTTTCCAATTCAGCATAGATATATCTAGCTATTTTCCAAATTGTTCTCCTTTATATTTTTCACACTTTTATATTTTCACACATTTTCAACAAAGTATTTACTACAAAAATCAACTAACACAGCATAAATATGATAATTGTATAATATGTTACCTTGTACGTTCATCTGGTTCAATTCCTCTTGCTCTCATGCTCTCAAAAGTTGCTCGTGCTGTCGTGCATGATGTTTATCACCTCTTCTGGCATAATACTTGACCATCAAGAGATAATCTCCTAAAGAGGGCTGAATCATATAGGTTAATAACTCTCAAGTCTTGAGAATGTTATTTAGATGAGCAAAGTTATTTTAAATACTTATTTGGTAACAATGATCCTAGGGGTTGAAGATCCCTGGAATCTAAGGACAAAGAATTAATTCAGGCTTACCCATCAATAGCAAAGAGAGGCAGTAATGTTTTAAGAGCCAAATTCATGTCTAGACTCAAAACTCCTAATgcacgttgcttcttgttgttGATAATCTTCAACCTCAATGCAAAGAAAATTTATCTACCCTAAGATGATTGTTTTATATAAACTATGTCATCCACTAGAAGCATTTTCTATGCTGCTGAGGGGATTTTTTAGAATAACAAGGATAAAAAGGTCAAAAATAGTGGTACAGGGGAAGAAAGATTTGTACCTTGGGTATTTTATCACACGCCGACACTACCGCTTGCCAATCCTCTAGCTTAGTGTCCAAAACCTTCACAAATATATTTCTAGCATTCCCCCTCTCCGCATGCAACTTCGACTTGTACTCCCTACGATCCGACCCTGCTACCCAGTTCATTTTCTCTTCCTTCCTCGCTCTCTGCTGACTCCCGTCGTCCAACCTTACAGTCAAAACCCTCCCATGGAACTCCACTCCGTCAAACTCCACCGCCCTGACAGCCGAATCCTCAGCAGTAGGACCACCGTATAACAGGAAACAATACCCCATATTGCGCTCCGGATCATCATGAGCCGTGATCAACTCGCATTTCTCCACGGGTCCGAATTGGCGGAAGAACTCGACGATCGCGTTCTTCTTGACCCATCGCGGCAGATTCCCCACAAAAATCTTTCCTTTAACACGATATTTGGCAGCGTCGGCCATGGAATCAGGATTAACAGCAGGCGAGGGGGGATCTTCCACATCGGAATCCAATGGCAGGGTTTCTGCCGGTGGcagcggcggaggaggaggtggaggagagagCTTACTGGAAAGCCAGAGCTTCGGTGCCAAGGGGTTGGTGGTGGAGGGTTTAAGAGCGGTCGAAGGGGCGGTGTCAGGCTCAACAGGGGATGTTTGCCGGAATGGGGGGTTCAGGGGGCGGCGAATGGTGGCGGAGGATAGCGGCGCGGCGGCGCCTGCTGCAGCTTCCGGTGGTGGCTTATGGGAAGCGCGAGGGGAGAGGAGGACGGAGGGTTTGACAACGAGGGTCGTGGGAGAGAAGGAAGCGGGGACGAAAAGCAAATCCATCAGCGATTTGATTGGTGAAGGGAGTAGAATTTCATGGCTCAGCGATTTGGATTTGGAGAGGAAGGAGGGCGTCGAGCGAGGCCGCAGAAGATAACGGGAAAGATAAAGCGGGTGATTTTCATTTTACCccaatgtttatttatttttgtaagaAAGACCTCCTAAAATGTTtacattaaaatatatttttaaataattgaaaaaatatattattttaatctCTGACTTAGTCGTTCAAACTATTAATAAATGATAAATCCTTGACAAAATCTTTCTTGTACTATGCATAGACTTCTAACAACTCCACGAATGTAACATCTTTGACAAATTCTTGCTTGAATTACAAAATCTTATTTgagatatatttatttttttta is from Zingiber officinale cultivar Zhangliang chromosome 7B, Zo_v1.1, whole genome shotgun sequence and encodes:
- the LOC122004898 gene encoding pentatricopeptide repeat-containing protein At5g04810, chloroplastic-like isoform X1, with protein sequence MDLLFVPASFSPTTLVVKPSVLLSPRASHKPPPEAAAGAAAPLSSATIRRPLNPPFRQTSPVEPDTAPSTALKPSTTNPLAPKLWLSSKLSPPPPPPPLPPAETLPLDSDVEDPPSPAVNPDSMADAAKYRVKGKIFVGNLPRWVKKNAIVEFFRQFGPVEKCELITAHDDPERNMGYCFLLYGGPTAEDSAVRAVEFDGVEFHGRVLTVRLDDGSQQRARKEEKMNWVAGSDRREYKSKLHAERGNARNIFVKVLDTKLEDWQAVVSACDKIPKPSLGDYLLMVKYYARRGDKHHARQHEQLLRA
- the LOC122004898 gene encoding pentatricopeptide repeat-containing protein At5g04810, chloroplastic-like isoform X4, which codes for MDLLFVPASFSPTTLVVKPSVLLSPRASHKPPPEAAAGAAAPLSSATIRRPLNPPFRQTSPVEPDTAPSTALKPSTTNPLAPKLWLSSKLSPPPPPPPLPPAETLPLDSDVEDPPSPAVNPDSMADAAKYRVKGKIFVGNLPRWVKKNAIVEFFRQFGPVEKCELITAHDDPERNMGYCFLLYGGPTAEDSAVRAVEFDGVEFHGRVLTVRLDDGSQQRARKEEKMNWVAGSDRREYKSKLHAERGNARNIFVKVLDTKLEDWQAVVSACDKIPKKR
- the LOC122004898 gene encoding pentatricopeptide repeat-containing protein At5g04810, chloroplastic-like isoform X2 gives rise to the protein MDLLFVPASFSPTTLVVKPSVLLSPRASHKPPPEAAAGAAAPLSSATIRRPLNPPFRQTSPVEPDTAPSTALKPSTTNPLAPKLWLSSKLSPPPPPPPLPPAETLPLDSDVEDPPSPAVNPDSMADAAKYRVKGKIFVGNLPRWVKKNAIVEFFRQFGPVEKCELITAHDDPERNMGYCFLLYGGPTAEDSAVRAVEFDGVEFHGRVLTVRLDDGSQQRARKEEKMNWVAGSDRREYKSKLHAERGNARNIFVKVLDTKLEDWQAVVSACDKIPKVEDYQQQEATCIRSFESRHEFGS
- the LOC122004898 gene encoding pentatricopeptide repeat-containing protein At5g04810, chloroplastic-like isoform X3, producing the protein MDLLFVPASFSPTTLVVKPSVLLSPRASHKPPPEAAAGAAAPLSSATIRRPLNPPFRQTSPVEPDTAPSTALKPSTTNPLAPKLWLSSKLSPPPPPPPLPPAETLPLDSDVEDPPSPAVNPDSMADAAKYRVKGKIFVGNLPRWVKKNAIVEFFRQFGPVEKCELITAHDDPERNMGYCFLLYGGPTAEDSAVRAVEFDGVEFHGRVLTVRLDDGSQQRARKEEKMNWVAGSDRREYKSKLHAERGNARNIFVKVLDTKLEDWQAVVSACDKIPKEIIS